The Pseudodesulfovibrio cashew genomic sequence GAGCACCAGCGCCGCCGATGCCGTCATCCACCCCTGGAAGACGAGACCGGGGAGGGATGCAAGCACCCCTCCCCTTCCTGTTGCATTGTCAGGCATTTATCTACTCGGAAACGGTGACCAGAGGCTTGATGGCCTCGGGCAGCTTCTCCATGCCTTCCGCGCTGGTGCGCACGGGTACGAACGGAGGCTGGCCCATGTCCTTGAGAATCTTGAGGCCGCCTTCGGGCGAGAAGAGGTAAGCCAGGAAGGCGTCGGCCGCTTCCGGGTTGGGGGCCTTGTCGATCTTGGTGATACCGTAGGTGATGGACTTGCCGACACGCTCGATGAAGGTGCCGGGCTTCTTGCCGGTGACCTGGACGCGGGCGGCCTTGTAGTACGGAGTCATGGAGTAGTCGCCCAGGTTCAGGTGCTTGTCCAGGGTGACGTACTTGAGGCCGTGCTGCACGGCGACGGACAGGTATTCCCAGGCGTAGTCCATGTGGCCGGACTGGAGCAGGGAGATGAGCTCAACGGACTTGGGCCGGACGTTTTTTTCAGGACGGTTGGCCAGAAAATGCTCGTAGAGGCCGGGCTTTTCATAGAACTTTTCGGCCAGTTGCAGGACCATCAGCGAGCGGTAGCCGCAGGGGTCCAGGTTCGGGTCGGAGTGGCCCCAGACAACACCCTTGGTCAGCAGGATGTCGGCCCAGTTGTCGCTGTTGATCTTGTCGGCGAACTTGGACTTGTCCGTGTAGCAGAGCACCATCTGGTTGGAGGCGAAGCGGATGTTCCAGGAGGCGAACTTGGGGATGAGGTTCTTGTCGATGACCACGTAGTCGGCGGAGGCCATGATGTCGGCGGGCTTGCCGACCTCGGAGATCATCCGGGCCATCTTGGTGGAGCCGCCCGCTTCGCGCAGGACGTCCACTTTGGGATACATGGCTTCAAAATTCTTTTCGATCTGGGCAAAGGGGACGGACAGACTTCCGGCGTGGAAAATGATCAGCTTGCCGGACGGTTCAGCCGAGGCGTTGCCGGCGGCCAGCATGAGCGGGACGGCCAGGAACAGGACGGCGATGAACCGGGTGAAGTGTTTGGACATGATACAATCTCCTTGAGCTTTTGGTGGGTGAAAGCAATAGGTTTGGAGTATGTCGCACGCAGTGACATAATGTGTCAATTGGTTTGATAATTCAGCCCTATAGAGTCTGAATTTGGGTCAAAATGACCGTGCTTTCAGGAAATGGCCGGAAGGGTTTGCATCGAAGGTATTGTTGTCATGGCCATAAAAAAAGGACTGCGGCCATGGCCGCAGTCCTTTTATCCTACAGAAGTGTAGTTTTTGCTAGGCGTTCTGTTTCGCCTTTTTCTTCTTGCCTTCCTCGCGGTGGCGCACCAGGGCGGAGAGCTCGATCTTGCGCAGGCGCACGGACTGGGGAGTCACTTCGACCTGTTCGTCGTCCTTGATGAAGTTCAGGGCGAACTCCAGGGTCATGGGCTTGACCGGGGTCAGGATGACGGCCTCGTCCTTGCCGGAGGCGCGCATGTTGGTCAGCTTCTTTTCCTTGGATGGGTTGATGTTGATGTCGTTGTCGCGGTTGTGCTCGCCAACGATCATCCCTTCGTAGATGGCGTCGCCGGGCACGATGAACATGCGGCCGCGCGGCTCCAGGTTGAAGATGCCGTAGGCAACGCCCTTGCCCGCGCGGTCGGCCACCAGAGAGCCGGTGTAGCGGGAGGAGAACTCGCCCCGGAATTCGCCGTAGCCTTCCAGGTAGGAGTTCATGATGCCGGTGCCCTTGGTGTCGGTCAGGAATTCGTCGCGGTAGCCGATGAGGGAGCGGGAGGGGACGGAGAACTCCAGGCGGACACGGCCGGTGCCGTGGTTGACCATGTTGGTCATGCGGCCCTTGCGGGTCTGGATCTTCTCGGTGACGATGCCCATGAAGTCCTCGTCGCAGTCCACGAAGAGGTGTTCGATGGGCTCCAGCTTCTTGCCAGCCTCATCGTACTTGAAGATGACCTCGGGGCGGCCGACGGAAAGCTCAAAGCCCTCGCGGCGCATCTGCTCTACCAGAATGGCCATCTGGAACTCGCCGCGTCCCTTGACCAGGAATGCATCGCGGCTCTCGGTGTCCTCCACCTGGATGGCCACGTTGAGCAGGGTCTCCTTGAGGAGGCGCTCGCGGATCTTGTTGGACTGGACGTGGGTGCCTTCCTTGCCCGCCAGGGGAGAGGTGTTGATGCCGAAGCGCATGGACACGGTGGGCTCGTCCACGGTGATGCGGGGCAGGGCCTTGGGCGCTTCCTTGTTGCAGATGGTGTCGCCGATCTTGACGTCCTCGATGCCAGCGACGACCACGATGTCACCGGGCTGGCATGTCTCGGTGGGCACCACCTGGAGGCCGTCGTAGGTCTGGAGCTTGGTCACCTTGAGCGGGACTTCGCGGCCGCCGTCTGCCAGGCACAGGAGCTGGTCATTGGACTTGGCCGAGCCGTGGTGGACCTTGCCGATGGCGAGGCGGCCCAGGTAGTCGGAGTAGGAAAGATCGGACACGAGCATCTGGAACGGCTCGTTTTCGTCGTAGGAGGGACCGGGCACCTTGTCCACGACCATGTCGAGGAGGATATGCAGGTTCTCGCCGCGTTCCTCGGGGGACTCCATGGCGATGCCGTCGCGGCCGATGGCGTAGAGCAGGGGGAAGTCGAGCTGTTCCTCGGAGGCGTCGAGATCGATGAAGAGGTCGTAAATTTCGTCCAGCACTTCGTCGGGCCGGGCGTCCTGGCGGTCGACCTTGTTGATGACGACCATCAGGGCCAGCCCCTGCTCCAGCGCCTTCTTGAGCACGAAGCGGGTCTGGGGCAGCGGCCCCTCGGATGCGTCAACCAGCAGGATGGCGCCGTCGGCCATGGACAGGGACCGCTCCACCTCGCCACCGAAGTCGGCGTGGCCGGGAGTGTCGATGATGTTGATCTTCACGTCCTTCCAGCTGACGGAACAGTTCTTGGCCGCGATGGTGATGCCGCGTTCGCGTTCCAGATCCATGGAATCCATGATCCGGTCGTCCACTTCCTGTCCCTCGCGGAACAGGCCGGACTGCTTGAACATGGCGTCAACCAGGGTGGTCTTGCCGTGGTCGACGTGGGCGATGATAGCGATATTGCGCAGTTTGTCGTTGGTTGTCTTGGTGCTCATGGAGTCTCCGATAATATGTAATGGGCGCAGGTGCGCAGGGAAGCGGTTAACCGAAAGCGCGACGCGACGCAAGCAGAGAATGCGTGACGCCGCAGGTTCCCGTTCAAATCCGGGTAAAATTGGTGTAGTTTGGCGTTTCGCGTTACTTTTCCCCGTTCCACCTCCGGAGGCTCCCATGACCCAATCCCCATCTGCCGGGAAAATCTTCACCACCGCTCTAATCGTTACAGGAAATATGGTCGGCGCAGGCATCCTGGCTCTGCCCATCAATCTCGGCCCGGCCGGGCTGCTGCCCGCCGTGGGCGGCGCGCTGGCCGTCTGGGCGCTCATGACCACGACCGGTCTGGTTATCGCCCGGCAGCCGTTTCTGGCACAGAACCGCGACGCCGACCTGCCCACCTTTTTCGAGGCCGTGCTCGGCCCTGCGGGAAAGTGGATCAGCGTGGCCGCCAACCTAGTTATCCTCTACGGCCTGCTCACCGCCTATCTTGCCGGGGTCGCCTCGGTGGCGGTCAATTCCCTGGATGTGGCCCTGCCCGAGTGGGCCGTGCTGCTCATCTATTTCTGTCCGGCCACACTGCTGGCTTCTTTCGGCGAGATGGTCCTTCGGCGGGGCAACGCCCTGCTTATGACGCTCATGTGGCTGCTCTTCGGCACACTGCTGTTGCTGGTCATTCCCCACTTCAAGGGCGGCGATCCCATGGCCATGGATATGACCTTCTTCACCTCGGGTCTGCCGATCCTGGTGGTGGCCTTCAATTTCCACAACGTGGTGCCGACCCTGTGCCGGTCTCTGGGGCATGATCGCAGGGCCATCACCAAGGCCATCTGGCTCGGCTCAGGTCTGGGCATGGCCATGACCGTGGCCTGGACCGTGGCCGTCATGGCGACCCTGCCTATGGAGGCGGCGAACGGGGTGGACATCCTGACCGCGTTCAAGCTCAACCAGCCCGCCACGGTGCCCCTGGACAAGCTGATCAACTCCACGGTCTTCGTAGACGCGTCCATCGCCTTCGCCGTGGTCGCCATGTCCACCTCCTACATCGCCACCGGCGTGGCCCTGATGAGTTTCCTCAAGGACGTGACGAAGGATACTGTGCGCAGCCCTGCGGTCCGCTGGGTCATGGCCTTCCTGCCGCCCCTGGCCGTGGGCGCGGTCTATCCGGACATCTTTCTCAAGGCCCTCAACGTGGTCGGCGGCCTGGGCGTGGGTACCCTGTTCGGCATCCTGCCCGGCCTGCTTCTGGTCAGGCAGGGTGCGCCCGGCTCCCGGATGCGCCTGGCGGGCTGGTGTGTCATCGCCTTTTTCACCCTGGTCCTGATTGTGGAAGTGGGACAGGAGGCGGGCATGTTGCGCATCAGTCCCGACGTGGAGTACTGGACCGCCATTCGAAACCAATACGGGAGATGATCATGGAATATCGCACGGAGCATGACAGCCTCGGTGAGGTCGAGGTCCCGGCAGAGGCCTACTACGGAGTGCAGACCCTGCGAGCCAGGGAAAACTTTCACATCACGGGCGTGCCCATGTCCCATTATCCGCGCCTGATCGAGGCCCTGGCCTACGTGAAGCTGGCCGCGGCCGAAGCCAACGCATCACTGGGCATGTTGGACGAGGACAGGAGCCGGGCCATCTGCCGCGCCTGCGAGGAACTGATCTCGGGCAAATTGCACGATCAGTTCGTTGTGGACGTCGTTCAGGGCGGGGCGGGTACCTCGGCCAACATGAACGCCAACGAAGTGGTTTGCAATCGGGCCCTGGAGCTGATGGGGCGCCCCAAGGGAGACTATGAGCACCTGCACCCCCTCAATCATGTGAACATGTCCCAGTCCACCAATGATGTCTTTCCTTCGGCCCTGAACATCGCCTTGATCCTGGAGTTGCGCGAACTGATGGAGGCCATGCGCCATCTGCAACACGCCTTTGCCCGCAAGGGGGATGAGTTCGCCGACGTGCTCAAGATGGGGCGCACCCAGTTGCAGGACGCCGTCCCCATGACTTTGGGGCAGGAATTCACTGCCTGGGCCGTAACCGTGGGCGAGGACATCCAGCGCGTGGACGAGGCCGAGGACCTGGTCTACGAGATCAATATGGGGGCAACGGCCATCGGCACGGGGCTCAACTCGCACCCGGATTATGCACGGACCGTGACCGAAAAGCTTGTGGAGATCACCACCCTCAATTTGAAGCAGTCCCCTGATCTGGTGGAAGCCACCCAGGACACCGGAGTCTATGTCCAGCTTTCGGGTGTGCTCAAGCGGGTGGCCGTGAAGCTTTCCAAGATATGCAACGACCTGCGCCTGCTCTCCAGCGGGCCCCGGTGCGGGATCAACGAGATCAACCTGCCGCCCATGCAGCCCGGTTCGTCGATCATGCCGGGTAAGGTCAACCCGGTCATCCCCGAGGTGGTCAACCAGGTGGCCTTCGCCGTCATCGGTCATGATGTGACCATTTCAATGGCATCTGAAGCGGGGCAGCTTGAGCTCAACGTCATGGAGCCGGTCATCGGCTACTCCCTGTTCCAGTCCATCAACATGCTCAGGCGGGCCTGCCTTACTCTGGCGGACAAGTGCGTGAGCGGAATCACGGCCAACCGCGAGCGGTGCCGTGAGCTGGTGGAGCATTCCATTGGCCTGGTCACCGCGCTCAATCCGTACATCGGGTACGAGAAGTCTGCCGAGATCGCCAAGGAAGCCATGCGAACCGGCGGCTCCGTGTATGCCATCGTGTTGGAGAAAGGGTACCTTACCCGGGAGCAGTTGGACGAGATTCTCAAGCCGGAGAACATGGTCCGGCCCCGATACACGAAGTGACGCCTACCGATATTGCTCCAGGATGGCCTTGAGGCTGCCGTCCTTGCGCATGGTTTCGAATTCGCGATCGAAGGTCTTGATGAATTCCCGGCAATCCCACGTCTTGGTGAAGGCAAAGCGGTAGGGCGCCGTGTGGATCGGCTTCTCGCTGAAGCGGAAATCGTCTTTGCCTAGGTCGTCGTTGTTCCTGATGATCCATTCGGCCACGATCTTGTTGGCCACAGCCACATCCACGTGCCCCCGCTGGAGCATGCGCATGAGGGATTCCGTGGAGTTGGCGTTGCGCCGCAGGATGCTGCCGTCCCGGAAGCGATCCTCCAGTGTGGGATAGGTGTAGCCGAGGATGGTGCCGACGTTCAGGCCGGTCATGGCGTTGGGGGTGGTGAAGAGTCTCCATTCCTTACGGAACAGGATGTAGTCTGAACTGGAGGTGACCGGAGTGGTCCAGCGGAAGCTCTCGGGGTCGTCGACCCACTCCATGGCCTTGGGGAGGGCGTCCACCGTTCCCTCCCTCAACTGCATGAGCGCCCGTTTTTCCGGAAGATGAACCAAGGTCAACTCGCGTCCGTCCCGTCGGGTCACCTCACGCATGATGTCGATCATGATTCCGCGGTCCCCGCCCTGGTTGTCCGCAGGGATGACATAGGGAGGCCATCCGGTCTGGGGGACCGCCAGGATTATCTTCTCCTTTTCGGCAAAGGCGCTCAGCGCGCCCGGACCGAACAGCGCGCTCCAGAATAACGGGAGCAGCATGAAGGGCAGGAGGCGGAAGAAGGGCTTGGTGAACATGTGAGTAGTCGTTTACAAGTTTAAAACGTCAATAATATAGGTAATCCGGTGGTGTTAGTCCACTATATTTTGATAAATGGACGGTGACGTCATGGGGACATTGCCTTTTGCCCGGCCATTCAGTATATTTCTAGAGAATTTCGAGAGGGTCTTGCGGATTTTCCTCGAAGCGGATCGCCGGCCGGGATGGGTCTGTGTTTCGCGGCGGTTCCAGTTACGCCCAACAATCCGCACGGTGGAGGGTACCATGCGCCGCATCCTGGCTTTGTTCGCTGTTTCGGTCCTGCTGGCCATGACCGGGTGCGCCTCCCACGTCCCTTCCTCCCCGCCATCGGGCGGGAAGATCTCTGCTCCCCGGACCTATGATCCCAAGACCAAGCCGTACACCGTCCTCGGCAGGACGTATTATCCGCTCCAGAGCGCGGCAGGATACGACGAGGTAGGCCTGGCCTCCTGGTATGGGTCGGATTTTCACGGCAACAAGACGGCAGACGGTCGGACATACAACATGTACGGCATTTCCGCAGCCCACAAGACCCTGCCTCTCGGGACGCGCGTCAGGGTGACCAACCTTGAGAACGACCGTTCGGTAGAGCTGACCATAAATGACAGGGGCCCGTTCGTCCGAGGCCGTATTCTGGATCTGTCCTATGGCGCGGCCAAGCGGCTGGGCACGGTGGAGCGGGGCGTGGCCAAGGTCAGGATTACCGCTCTCGGCGCGGCACCGGGCGCGAAACGGGTGCAGGTGGTCAAGAGTGCCATCAAATACTACCATGTCCGGGTGGGGGCGTTTGCCGTTCGGGACAACGCCGAACGCACACACCGCAGGCTGGTGGCAGCGGGCTACACGGGCGCGGTCATCAACACCGTGAATCGCGACGGCCAGATTCTTCATATCGTACAGGCGGGCAGCTTCGTCAGCCGCGACAAGGCCGAGGCGGTCCAGCTCCGGTTGAAGTCGCAGTTCCCGACCTGCTACATCGTCAGCTAGCTTTCACCTCCCGGGCTTCGGGGAGGCGCTTGTCTCTGGGGATCATTCCGGGAAGAGCTAGGCCTTTTCCTTTTTTGCTCACCGTTTGTCTGTAGGTAGCCCGTCAGTGCCAAAGCCTTTCGTCGGGTGGCGCTGTTGTCTTAGCTCAGGGCGTTGAGGTCTCGTCTGCTGTTGAAGCGGAAAAGACGCCGCCCACTGCGTATTGCGATACGCAAGGGTGCCGTCTTTTCGCAGCATGCCTGGGGTATAAGATCTCGTAAGCTCGGAAACTCGCTAACGATTCACTTAACGAAGCGGCTGTCCGTGTCTACTGCTTCAGGTGCCAGACGCCCTTGTCGTCGCGCCAGGCCTTGGCCATGACTTCGCGGCCGTCCTTGTCCTTGATGATCACGTCACGGTAGACCTTGCTTTCGGAGACATAGGGGTGGCCGGGAGTGGCGGCGTAGGCTTCGCCGGTATCCGGGTTGGTCCAGGAAGTGGTCTGGCCGGACTTGTTGTGCTCCATGGAGTACTGGAGTTTCTGTTCATCGGACTTGTCCCACTCGTTGCCCACGATATAGCCCATGAGCACGCCGACTCCGGCGCCTACGGCTGCGCCGAGGAGCTTGTCCTTGAAGGTGAGCGCGCCGATGGTGGCACCGGCGAGGCCGCCGACAGTGGCGCCTTGTTGGGCCTTGTTGGCAGCGCAACCGAAACCCGCCACCAAAAAGCAGGCGAGGATAAGAGGGGTAATGTAACGTTTCATGACGTACCTTCCTTGTTTGAGTGTCATTCGAACCATAGCGCACTCTCGACTTTGTTGTACAGCCCGTTCACTGAAATTGCACAAAAAAATGAACTGAAGGCGAGGTTGGTGAGGGAGATTGCGGTCCGCCTTTTGCATATTGCGAAAATGGCGTATTTACGTAATGGACGCGAGAGTGAAACCAAGAGACTCCTATGAAAAGCATGCGAAATATACTGATTATCCTGGCGCTTATTCTGCTGTTGCCCATGACGGCCCGGGCGGAGAAGGCCAAGAAGACCGTTTTGTACATCAACTCCTACCATCACGGGTACCGGTGGTCCGATGCCATCCTCGAGGGAATCAGGTCGGTCTTCGACGACTGTGATTTCAAGATAGATCTCCAGGTGGAATATATGGACACCAAGCGGTTCAGCTACGAGGAAGTGGCGGACATGCTTCTGCGCCTCTACCGGGAGAAATACCGCAACGAGGACTTCGATATCGTCATGGTTTCGGACAATGACGCTTTCCGTTTTGCCATGGAGCATCGGGACACGCTCTTTCCCGGTGTCCCCCTGGTGTTCTGCGGCGTCAACGATTTTGATGAAAAAGCCTTGAACTCAGGGAACATAACCGGGGTGATCGAGAACTTCGATCTTGGGCAAACCCTGGACGTGGCACTCAAACTCCATCCGGACAAGCGACGTATGGTGGTCGTGGGCGACGACTCCACCGCAGCCGTGGCCATTCGGCACCAGGTCGAGGCCAAGGTGCCCGAGTACAAGGGGCGCCTGACCGTGGAGTATTGGACGCACCTGACCCTGCAGCAGGTCCTGGACAGACTGCAGACACTGGACCAGGACACCTTTCTCTTCTTCATCCCCTTCTATCAGGTCATCGGGGGGCGCTACTACACGGCGGAAGAGGTCATGGAGGCCATCTACGAGCGGTCCACCGTGCCCATATACACGGCGTGGGAGTTTCTGCTGGGGCACGGCGCACTGGGCGGCGGCCTGATCTCCGGTTTCATGAACGGCGAGAAAGGGGCCGAGATGGCCCTGCGTATCCTCAAGGGGGATAAGGCCGACTCCATCCCCGTCTACCGCAAGCCCATCGGGAATTATGAATTCGATTATAACGTCCTGTCCCGGCTCAACATTCACGAGAAGCAACTGCCTCCCGGCAGCCGGATCATCAACGCGCCAGACCCTTTTTACGAGCTGCCCAAGGAACTCTTCTGGACCATCATCATCAGCCTAGTGATCCTCGTCGTGGTCATGTTCTTCCTGACAGTGACGATGATTGAGCGCAGGAAGGTGGAGCGGAAGATCAAGGATCAGCTCGCGTTCCAGGAGACCCTCATGGACACCGTGCCTCATCTGGTGTCGTGGAAGGACGTCAACGGCAGGTATCTCGGCATCAACCGACCCTATGCCGAGTTCTTCGGGTATGAAGATCCCCACAAGGTCGTGGGCAAATCGGCCCGCGAAGTCATGCGTGACCGCAATCACGTGGAATGGGCGGTGGAGGCCGACCGGGCGGTGATCAGCCAGCGCGACGTGTTCCGCAAGGTTCGTCGAAAATTGCCGGACGCCGATGGCAGTATGGCCTGGCTCGAGATCAACAAGGTGCCCATCCGGGACCAGGCCGGCAACGTGGTCGGCGTGCTCAGTACGGCGGAGAACGTGACCAAGGAGTTGAACCTTGAGAAACAGTTGCTCCAGTCCCAGAAACTGGAAGCTATCGGCACGCTTGCTGGTGGGATTGCCCATGATTTCAATAACATCCTGACATCCATCATCAACTCCACCGAGTTGGCCGTGGGTGATGTCGATCCTGATTCCGTGACCGCCAATGACATGCGCCGGGTGCTGAAGGCGGCCCGACGCGGCGGCCGGGTGGTCAAGCAGATCCTGGCCTTCAGTCGTCCGTCCACGGAAGGGTTTACCTCCACGGACGTGGGCGCGGTGGTGTCTGAAGTCCTCGGTCTGCTGGAGGCCTCCATGCCGGGCAACATCAAGGTTCGTTCCACCATTGCAGGCGGGCTGGCCCGGGTTCAGGCCGATCCCACCCAACTGCACCAGGTGGTCATGAATCTGTGCACCAACGCCTTCCACGCTCTGCGCGAGACCGGAGGCACTATCGGCATGCGGGTGGACCAGGCCCTTCTGGACGATGAGGCCGCAGGTATGCTCGGGTTGATCCCCGGCGACTACGTGCGACTGAGCATCGAGGACGACGGCCCGGGCATTCCCCAGGACATCGTGGACAAGATTTTCGATCCGTTCTTTTCAACCAAGGACAAGACCGAAGGCACCGGGCTGGGGTTGGCCGTGGTCCACGGCATCGTCCGGTCCCACCGGGGCGGCCTCAGGGTTCTCGGTCGGGAGGGCGGCGGAACGGTCTTCGAGGTGTACCTGCCGAGGGGTGACGAAGCAGAGGAGGAGCATGGCGGCAACGGCCCGAAAGGCCGGCGGGGCTGGGCGCACATTCTT encodes the following:
- the wtpA gene encoding tungstate ABC transporter substrate-binding protein WtpA, which produces MSKHFTRFIAVLFLAVPLMLAAGNASAEPSGKLIIFHAGSLSVPFAQIEKNFEAMYPKVDVLREAGGSTKMARMISEVGKPADIMASADYVVIDKNLIPKFASWNIRFASNQMVLCYTDKSKFADKINSDNWADILLTKGVVWGHSDPNLDPCGYRSLMVLQLAEKFYEKPGLYEHFLANRPEKNVRPKSVELISLLQSGHMDYAWEYLSVAVQHGLKYVTLDKHLNLGDYSMTPYYKAARVQVTGKKPGTFIERVGKSITYGITKIDKAPNPEAADAFLAYLFSPEGGLKILKDMGQPPFVPVRTSAEGMEKLPEAIKPLVTVSE
- the typA gene encoding translational GTPase TypA, which encodes MSTKTTNDKLRNIAIIAHVDHGKTTLVDAMFKQSGLFREGQEVDDRIMDSMDLERERGITIAAKNCSVSWKDVKINIIDTPGHADFGGEVERSLSMADGAILLVDASEGPLPQTRFVLKKALEQGLALMVVINKVDRQDARPDEVLDEIYDLFIDLDASEEQLDFPLLYAIGRDGIAMESPEERGENLHILLDMVVDKVPGPSYDENEPFQMLVSDLSYSDYLGRLAIGKVHHGSAKSNDQLLCLADGGREVPLKVTKLQTYDGLQVVPTETCQPGDIVVVAGIEDVKIGDTICNKEAPKALPRITVDEPTVSMRFGINTSPLAGKEGTHVQSNKIRERLLKETLLNVAIQVEDTESRDAFLVKGRGEFQMAILVEQMRREGFELSVGRPEVIFKYDEAGKKLEPIEHLFVDCDEDFMGIVTEKIQTRKGRMTNMVNHGTGRVRLEFSVPSRSLIGYRDEFLTDTKGTGIMNSYLEGYGEFRGEFSSRYTGSLVADRAGKGVAYGIFNLEPRGRMFIVPGDAIYEGMIVGEHNRDNDININPSKEKKLTNMRASGKDEAVILTPVKPMTLEFALNFIKDDEQVEVTPQSVRLRKIELSALVRHREEGKKKKAKQNA
- a CDS encoding aromatic amino acid transport family protein — protein: MTQSPSAGKIFTTALIVTGNMVGAGILALPINLGPAGLLPAVGGALAVWALMTTTGLVIARQPFLAQNRDADLPTFFEAVLGPAGKWISVAANLVILYGLLTAYLAGVASVAVNSLDVALPEWAVLLIYFCPATLLASFGEMVLRRGNALLMTLMWLLFGTLLLLVIPHFKGGDPMAMDMTFFTSGLPILVVAFNFHNVVPTLCRSLGHDRRAITKAIWLGSGLGMAMTVAWTVAVMATLPMEAANGVDILTAFKLNQPATVPLDKLINSTVFVDASIAFAVVAMSTSYIATGVALMSFLKDVTKDTVRSPAVRWVMAFLPPLAVGAVYPDIFLKALNVVGGLGVGTLFGILPGLLLVRQGAPGSRMRLAGWCVIAFFTLVLIVEVGQEAGMLRISPDVEYWTAIRNQYGR
- the aspA gene encoding aspartate ammonia-lyase, producing MEYRTEHDSLGEVEVPAEAYYGVQTLRARENFHITGVPMSHYPRLIEALAYVKLAAAEANASLGMLDEDRSRAICRACEELISGKLHDQFVVDVVQGGAGTSANMNANEVVCNRALELMGRPKGDYEHLHPLNHVNMSQSTNDVFPSALNIALILELRELMEAMRHLQHAFARKGDEFADVLKMGRTQLQDAVPMTLGQEFTAWAVTVGEDIQRVDEAEDLVYEINMGATAIGTGLNSHPDYARTVTEKLVEITTLNLKQSPDLVEATQDTGVYVQLSGVLKRVAVKLSKICNDLRLLSSGPRCGINEINLPPMQPGSSIMPGKVNPVIPEVVNQVAFAVIGHDVTISMASEAGQLELNVMEPVIGYSLFQSINMLRRACLTLADKCVSGITANRERCRELVEHSIGLVTALNPYIGYEKSAEIAKEAMRTGGSVYAIVLEKGYLTREQLDEILKPENMVRPRYTK
- a CDS encoding substrate-binding periplasmic protein — its product is MFTKPFFRLLPFMLLPLFWSALFGPGALSAFAEKEKIILAVPQTGWPPYVIPADNQGGDRGIMIDIMREVTRRDGRELTLVHLPEKRALMQLREGTVDALPKAMEWVDDPESFRWTTPVTSSSDYILFRKEWRLFTTPNAMTGLNVGTILGYTYPTLEDRFRDGSILRRNANSTESLMRMLQRGHVDVAVANKIVAEWIIRNNDDLGKDDFRFSEKPIHTAPYRFAFTKTWDCREFIKTFDREFETMRKDGSLKAILEQYR
- a CDS encoding septal ring lytic transglycosylase RlpA family protein, yielding MRRILALFAVSVLLAMTGCASHVPSSPPSGGKISAPRTYDPKTKPYTVLGRTYYPLQSAAGYDEVGLASWYGSDFHGNKTADGRTYNMYGISAAHKTLPLGTRVRVTNLENDRSVELTINDRGPFVRGRILDLSYGAAKRLGTVERGVAKVRITALGAAPGAKRVQVVKSAIKYYHVRVGAFAVRDNAERTHRRLVAAGYTGAVINTVNRDGQILHIVQAGSFVSRDKAEAVQLRLKSQFPTCYIVS
- a CDS encoding glycine zipper domain-containing protein is translated as MKRYITPLILACFLVAGFGCAANKAQQGATVGGLAGATIGALTFKDKLLGAAVGAGVGVLMGYIVGNEWDKSDEQKLQYSMEHNKSGQTTSWTNPDTGEAYAATPGHPYVSESKVYRDVIIKDKDGREVMAKAWRDDKGVWHLKQ
- a CDS encoding ABC transporter substrate binding protein, producing MKSMRNILIILALILLLPMTARAEKAKKTVLYINSYHHGYRWSDAILEGIRSVFDDCDFKIDLQVEYMDTKRFSYEEVADMLLRLYREKYRNEDFDIVMVSDNDAFRFAMEHRDTLFPGVPLVFCGVNDFDEKALNSGNITGVIENFDLGQTLDVALKLHPDKRRMVVVGDDSTAAVAIRHQVEAKVPEYKGRLTVEYWTHLTLQQVLDRLQTLDQDTFLFFIPFYQVIGGRYYTAEEVMEAIYERSTVPIYTAWEFLLGHGALGGGLISGFMNGEKGAEMALRILKGDKADSIPVYRKPIGNYEFDYNVLSRLNIHEKQLPPGSRIINAPDPFYELPKELFWTIIISLVILVVVMFFLTVTMIERRKVERKIKDQLAFQETLMDTVPHLVSWKDVNGRYLGINRPYAEFFGYEDPHKVVGKSAREVMRDRNHVEWAVEADRAVISQRDVFRKVRRKLPDADGSMAWLEINKVPIRDQAGNVVGVLSTAENVTKELNLEKQLLQSQKLEAIGTLAGGIAHDFNNILTSIINSTELAVGDVDPDSVTANDMRRVLKAARRGGRVVKQILAFSRPSTEGFTSTDVGAVVSEVLGLLEASMPGNIKVRSTIAGGLARVQADPTQLHQVVMNLCTNAFHALRETGGTIGMRVDQALLDDEAAGMLGLIPGDYVRLSIEDDGPGIPQDIVDKIFDPFFSTKDKTEGTGLGLAVVHGIVRSHRGGLRVLGREGGGTVFEVYLPRGDEAEEEHGGNGPKGRRGWAHILFVEDDEDQLLTTPRLLENMGYRVTALREPEEALIRAKATPRLFDLLITDYDMPGMSGAQLARQVSEFLPDLPVILVSGREDAATAASHLPNVRQVVIKPYDKDYLSGAIESVLEVE